A single window of bacterium DNA harbors:
- a CDS encoding undecaprenyl-phosphate glucose phosphotransferase — protein sequence MKLRLPSLFSLISFVLDGSLVAGSFLLANWLRFDSGLLRTGGHADYPHYRSFLLFFVIVHLVAFKYMGLYRSRRGISGVDELSKVFLAALAATIVIAACTFLVKFFAFSRLVIGFSAGLIVAGVWTERTLLRRVQVVLRRRGIGVTRVLVAGTGETARVLLQRIRHNPGLGYRVIGVVSEGKRSGEVEGHKVLGPISRFTAILQKTAPEEVIFALPAPAHGQLVPLLVALQATQTRYKIVSDLFGLITNPVESDVLMGMPIFEMKEAPLNAWHNRAIKRTFDLVLSLVGIVLLSPVWITVAIGIKLTSPGPVLFHQKRVGKDGRVFHMRKFRSMSVGSETVAFTKKNDPRVTPFGAFLRKTSLDEIPQLLNVVTGRMSLVGPRPEVPGLVEKFHKEIPRYFERHQVKSGITGWAQVNGLRGNTSLEERVKYDIYYIENWSLLLDIKILARTVLDILEHEHAY from the coding sequence ATGAAGCTTCGCCTCCCCTCCCTTTTTTCCCTGATCAGTTTCGTTTTGGATGGTTCATTGGTGGCGGGCTCTTTCCTGCTGGCGAACTGGCTGAGGTTCGATTCGGGTCTCTTGCGAACGGGCGGCCACGCCGATTATCCCCACTACCGGTCCTTCCTCCTTTTCTTCGTGATCGTCCATTTGGTCGCCTTCAAGTATATGGGTCTTTACCGCAGTCGCCGCGGGATCTCAGGAGTGGACGAACTGTCCAAGGTCTTCCTGGCCGCCCTGGCCGCCACGATCGTCATCGCGGCCTGCACGTTCCTCGTCAAATTCTTCGCCTTCTCCCGCTTGGTGATCGGTTTTTCGGCGGGATTGATCGTGGCCGGGGTCTGGACCGAGCGGACCCTCTTGCGGCGGGTCCAGGTCGTCCTGAGAAGGCGTGGCATCGGGGTGACGCGGGTCCTGGTCGCTGGGACCGGCGAAACCGCCCGGGTTCTGCTCCAAAGGATCCGTCATAATCCGGGCCTGGGTTACCGGGTCATTGGGGTGGTTTCGGAAGGGAAGCGTTCCGGAGAAGTGGAGGGCCATAAGGTCTTGGGGCCCATCTCCCGGTTTACCGCGATCCTTCAAAAGACCGCTCCGGAAGAGGTCATTTTCGCCCTGCCGGCCCCGGCCCATGGACAGTTGGTCCCTCTGCTGGTGGCGCTCCAAGCCACCCAAACCCGCTACAAGATCGTCTCGGACCTCTTCGGGCTCATCACCAACCCGGTGGAGAGCGATGTGCTGATGGGAATGCCCATCTTCGAGATGAAGGAAGCGCCCTTGAATGCCTGGCATAACCGGGCCATCAAGAGGACCTTCGATCTGGTCCTATCCCTGGTGGGGATCGTGCTTTTGAGCCCGGTCTGGATCACGGTCGCCATTGGGATCAAGCTCACCTCGCCCGGTCCGGTCCTTTTCCATCAGAAACGGGTAGGAAAGGACGGCCGGGTCTTCCACATGAGGAAATTCCGCTCGATGTCGGTGGGTTCGGAGACCGTGGCCTTCACCAAGAAGAACGATCCCCGGGTGACGCCCTTCGGGGCCTTCCTGCGCAAGACCAGCCTGGATGAGATCCCTCAGTTGCTCAATGTGGTGACCGGGCGCATGAGCCTGGTGGGGCCCCGCCCCGAGGTGCCCGGCCTGGTGGAGAAGTTCCACAAGGAGATCCCGCGTTATTTTGAACGGCATCAGGTGAAGTCCGGCATCACCGGTTGGGCCCAGGTGAACGGCCTACGGGGCAATACCTCCCTGGAGGAGCGGGTGAAATACGACATCTATTACATCGAGAATTGGAGCCTTCTGTTGGATATCAAGATCCTGGCACGCACCGTTCTGGACATCCTGGAGCATGAACATGCCTATTGA
- a CDS encoding NAD-dependent epimerase/dehydratase family protein, with amino-acid sequence MKILVTGGAGFIGSHVVDAYLEAGHQVVVVDDLSTGKKENLNPKAKFHNMSILDDKLQELMQDEGIEVVNHHAAQIKVKASLEDPYFDVKTNVLGSVLLLDLCRRAGVKKFIYGSSGGAQYGEMTDKPFPETQRARPFSVYGASKYTVEIYADVFAQNFGLEFVVLRYANVYGPRQDALGEGGVVAIFTHCMLHGGEFVIFGDGYNVRDYVYVKDVARANLLALDHPHNDVFNIGTG; translated from the coding sequence ATGAAGATACTGGTCACCGGCGGGGCCGGGTTCATCGGAAGCCATGTGGTGGACGCCTACCTGGAGGCGGGCCACCAGGTGGTGGTCGTGGACGACCTGTCCACCGGCAAGAAGGAGAACCTGAACCCCAAAGCCAAGTTCCATAACATGAGCATCCTGGACGACAAGCTCCAAGAGTTGATGCAGGACGAGGGGATCGAGGTGGTCAACCATCACGCGGCCCAGATCAAGGTGAAGGCGTCCTTGGAGGACCCTTATTTCGACGTAAAGACCAATGTGCTGGGCTCGGTCCTCCTGCTCGACCTATGCCGCCGGGCCGGGGTGAAGAAGTTCATCTATGGTTCCTCGGGTGGCGCCCAGTATGGGGAGATGACCGATAAGCCCTTTCCGGAAACCCAACGGGCCCGTCCTTTTTCGGTCTATGGGGCCAGTAAATACACCGTTGAAATTTACGCGGATGTTTTCGCCCAGAATTTCGGGTTGGAATTCGTCGTTCTGCGCTATGCCAATGTCTATGGTCCGCGGCAGGACGCCTTGGGGGAAGGCGGCGTGGTCGCCATCTTCACCCATTGCATGCTCCATGGCGGGGAATTCGTGATCTTCGGCGACGGCTACAACGTCCGGGACTATGTCTATGTGAAGGATGTGGCCCGGGCCAACCTTTTGGCCCTGGACCACCCGCACAACGACGTCTTCAATATCGGGACGGG